A genomic segment from Brienomyrus brachyistius isolate T26 chromosome 9, BBRACH_0.4, whole genome shotgun sequence encodes:
- the LOC125748259 gene encoding LOW QUALITY PROTEIN: double-strand-break repair protein rad21 homolog A-like (The sequence of the model RefSeq protein was modified relative to this genomic sequence to represent the inferred CDS: inserted 2 bases in 1 codon) — MFYAHFVLSKRGPLAKIWLAAHWDKKLTKAHVFECNLESSVESIISPKVKMALRTSGHLLLGVVRIYHRKAKYLLADCNEAFIKIKMAFRPGVVDLPEENREAAYNAITLPEEFHDFDQPLPDLDDIDVAQQFTLNQSRVEEITMREEVGNLSLLQENDFGDFGMDDREMMMREESAFEVDIMNGPSTSNLLLETDPGAAHMAEKSNHLTYDDQYKDDFGDNPMESSDGGMLVDKLLSNEAGGGIFDDPPVLSDSAMLPQDHGGPDDDDFDNLSPGAPDSPDSGPAEPVPAMADQTEQTTLVPNEEEAFALEPIDITVKETKAKRKRKLIVDSVKELDSKTIRAQLSDYSDIVTTLDLAPPTKKLMMWKETGGVEKLFSLPAQPLWNTRLLKMFTRCLTPLVPDELRRKKRGGEADSLDEFLKDLENPEVPREEVQAQQRDVIEQTILEEPSMLQVSAMEGSKTSLEETVMAPPSTQRGVKRKSKDTEPALPMGAQEQQAERPXPSQRLELTQVELPPEESANLSQLIPELDLLGGRGREKQKDDEEEEEEEEAQGGDQDQEERRWNKRTQQMLHGLQRVVAKTGAQSISLLDLCKNNNKKQAAAKFYSFLVLKKQQAIDLTQSQPYSDIVATPGPRFQII; from the exons ATGTTCTACGCCCACTTTGTTCTCAGCAAGCGTGGGCCGCTGGCCAAAATCTGGCTGGCGGCCCACTGGGACAAGAAGCTGACCAAGGCACACGTGTTTGAGTGCAACCTGGAGAGCAGCGTGGAGAGCATCATCTCGCCCAAG GTGAAGATGGCGCTGCGCACCTCCGGTCACCTGCTTCTCGGGGTGGTGCGGATCTACCACAGGAAAGCCAAATACCTGCTGGCCGATTGTAACGAGGCCTTCATTAAGATCAAGATGGCTTTCCGTCCAG GTGTGGTGGATTTGCCGGAGGAGAATCGGGAGGCCGCCTACAATGCCATCACCCTTCCAGAGGAATTCCACGACTTTGATCAGCCGCTGCCCGATCTAGA TGACATTGACGTCGCCCAGCAGTTCACACTCAACCAGAGTCGAGTGGAAGAGATCACCATGCGGGAGGAAGTGGGCAACCTGAGTCTCCTACAGGAGAATGACTTTG GTGACTTCGGCATGGATGATCGTGAAATGATGATGCGCGAGGAGAGTGCGTTCGAGGTGGACATTATGAACGGGCCCTCGACCTCCAACCTACTGCTGGAGACGGATCCTGGGGCAGCCCATATGGCAGAGAAGTCCAACCACCTGACGTACGATGACCAATACAAGGACGACTTTGGAGACAATCCCATGGAGAGCAGTGATGGAGGAATGTTGG TGGATAAActcctcagcaatgaggctgGTGGGGGCATTTTCGACGATCCCCCGGTCCTCTCAGACAGCGCGATGCTTCCACAGGATCACGGTGGTCCTGATGACGACGACTTTGATAACTTGTCTC CTGGGGCGCCCGATAGCCCCGACTCGGGCCCTGCGGAGCCTGTTCCCGCCATGGCCGATCAGACAGAGCAGACCACCCTGGTGCCCAATGAGGAAGAGGCTTTTGCCCTGGAGCCCATCGATATCACTG TGAAAGAAACCAAggcaaagaggaagaggaagctgATCGTGGACAGCGTGAAGGagctggacagcaagaccatccGCGCACAGCTCAGTGATTACTCTGACATTGTCACCACGCTGGACCTGGCCCCGCCCACCAAAAAGCTCATGATGTGGAAGGAGACAGGGGGTGTGGAGAAGCTCTTCTCCCTGCCGGCACAGCCCCTGTGGAACACCCGCCTGCTGAAG ATGTTTACACGCTGCCTGACCCCGCTGGTGCCGGACGAGCTGCGCAGGAAGAAGCGTGGTGGTGAGGCTGACAGCCTGGACGAGTTCCTGAAGGACCTGGAGAACCCAGAGGTTCCTCGCGAGGAGGTCCAGGCCCAGCAGAGGGATGTCATAG AGCAGACCATATTGGAGGAGCCCAGCATGCTGCAGGTGTCGGCCATGGAGGGCAGCAAGACCAGCCTGGAAGAGACGGTCATGGCCCCACCCTCCACGCAGCGAGGGGTCAAGCGCAAGTCCAAGGACACAGAGCCAGCCCTGCCT ATGGGCGCCCAGGAACAGCAGGCTGAGCGGCC CCCCTCACAGAGGCTGGAGctgacccaggtggagctgcCCCCAGAGGAGAGCGCCAACCTGAGCCAGCTCATCCCTGAGCTGGATCTGctgggagggagaggcagggagaaacagaaggatgatgaagaggaggaggag GAGGAGGAAGCCCAGGGTGGAGACCAGGACcaggaggaaaggaggtggAACAAGAGGACCCAGCAGATGCTTCACGGCCTTCAG AGGGTTGTGGCTAAAACCGGAGCCCAGTCCATCAGCCTGCTGGATCTGTGCAAGAACAACAACAAGAAGCAGGCGGCCGCCAAGTTCTACAGCTTCCTGGTGctgaagaagcagcaggcgATTGACCTGACACAGAGCCAGCCCTACAGTGACATCGTGGCCACGCCTGGGCCACGTTTCCAAATCATCTAG